A stretch of Vigna angularis cultivar LongXiaoDou No.4 chromosome 4, ASM1680809v1, whole genome shotgun sequence DNA encodes these proteins:
- the LOC108330936 gene encoding probable WRKY transcription factor 17, giving the protein MAVELMSLPKMEEQKAIQEAAMEGLKGMENFIHLLSNEPSHLNTHLTQATVSNFKKLISLLNGTGHARFRRAPLPSNNQPIPPANPVTVHQPPTTFAPTHSHSLTLDFTKPNIFAATNNKSSDLEFSKETFSVSSNSSFISSAITADGSVSNGNQASSLFLTSPPPPSSSGKPPLVKKRCHDHFDDVSGSTKCHCIKRRKNRVKKTVRVPAISTKIADIPSDEFSWRKYGQKPIKGSPYPRGYYKCSTVRGCPARKHVERASDDPTMLIVTYEGEHRHSIQTALQDNISGAVGLVFQ; this is encoded by the exons ATGGCGGTGGAGTTGATGAGCTTGCCGAAAATGGAGGAACAGAAGGCAATTCAAGAAGCAGCCATGGAAGGTCTCAAGGGAATGGAAAACTTCATCCATCTTCTCTCCAACGAACCCTCTCATCTCAACACTCACCTCACCCAAGCAACCGTTTCAAACTTCAAAAAGCTCATCTCTTTGCTCAACGGAACCGGCCATGCCCGTTTCCGTCGCGCGCCTCTCCCTTCAAACAACCAACCCATTCCACCGGCTAACCCGGTCACCGTCCACCAACCTCCCACCACCTTCGCCCCCACGCACTCGCACTCTCTCACTCTCGATTTCACCAAACCTAACATCTTCGCCGCCACCAACAATAAGTCCTCGGATCTCGAATTCTCAAAAGAAACCTTCAGCGTCTCCTCCAACTCCTCCTTCATCTCCTCCGCCATCACCGCCGATGGCAGCGTCTCCAACGGCAACCAAGCCTCCTCTCTCTTCCTCACCTCGCCTCCGCCGCCTTCTTCCTCCGGAAAACCGCCACTCGTCAAGAAGCGGTGCCACGACCACTTCGACGACGTCTCCGGCTCCACCAAGTGCCACTGCATTAAGAGAAG GAAGAATCGGGTGAAGAAGACGGTGAGAGTGCCGGCGATTAGTACGAAAATCGCCGATATCCCGTCGGACGAGTTCTCGTGGAGGAAGTACGGGCAGAAGCCGATCAAGGGATCACCGTACCCGAG GGGTTACTATAAGTGCAGTACGGTGAGAGGATGTCCGGCGAGGAAACACGTGGAACGTGCTTCGGACGATCCGACGATGTTGATTGTGACGTACGAGGGGGAGCACCGTCACTCCATTCAGACCGCGTTGCAGGATAACATTTCCGGCGCCGTGGGTTTGGTTTTTCAGTAA
- the LOC108329908 gene encoding protein OXIDATIVE STRESS 3 LIKE 4 translates to MEVLVGPAFTIDVPADGNSSEDRIFLNGSPESDRSNIRISGPPKFFTGESETSSSIGSPDDSDNEEEEVQSKLKIRTGLGSLDAMEDSLPIKRGLSSHFDGKSKSFSDLLQVSTLKELQKQESPFNKRRRVLIASKWSRRSSFYSWSNPQSMPLLPVDEDCDDDDDDEEEEEKARKVPSASSSSSSSLAEEKKPEDQVQLRLNRVPESYAAHMRLRLGSFKARSFSLADLQEHDDEEEDED, encoded by the exons ATGGAGGTTCTGGTGGGTCCCGCTTTCACCATCGACGTTCCGGCCGACGGAAACTCCTCAGAAGATCGGATCTTTCTTAATGGGTCACCAGAAAGTGACCGCTCGAACATCCGGATCTCGGGGCCACCCAAGTTCTTCACTGGCGAGTCGGAAACTTCGTCGTCGATCGGAAGCCCCGACGACAGTGACAACGAGGAGGAAGAAGTGCAGAGCAAGTTGAAGATACGAACTGGGTTGGGGTCTTTGGATGCCATGGAAGATTCTCTTCCCATCAA GAGGGGATTGTCTAGTCACTTTGATGGAAAATCGAAATCGTTCTCAGATCTGTTGCAAGTGAGTACTTTGAAGGAGTTGCAGAAGCAGGAGAGTCCTTTCAACAAGAGAAGAAGGGTTCTGATTGCATCAAAGTGGTCCAGAAGATCATCTTTCTATTCTTGGTCCAACCCACAGTCCATGCCTCTTTTGCCTGTGGATGAGGATTGTGATGACGATGATGACgacgaagaggaagaagaaaaggcaAGGAAAGTTCCCTCtgcttcctcttcttcctcttcctccttgGCTGAGGAAAAAAAACCAGAAGATCAAGTTCAGCTGCGACTCAACAGAGTACCAGAATCTTATGCTGCTCATATGAGGCTCAGACTTGGAAGCTTCAAGGCAAGAAGCTTTTCTCTTGCAGATCTGCAAGAGCACGATGACgaggaagaagacgaagatTAA